The following coding sequences lie in one Sedimentibacter sp. MB35-C1 genomic window:
- a CDS encoding ABC transporter permease: MRDKGKILSSLVRLKFSALMAFDGITSNLLRTFLTVLGISIGVAAVVSLMGIGEGARRSIVSQFESLGENVIVIKSNADNVVFDNDEAESMSERITGIEYSTPVVYTEDTPVRWRRDESEMNIVGVNQNYPEIKDHQVVSGNFFTSLHVKQRSPVAVLGYNVANNFLNGRSPVGQSLKINGINYLIVGVLSEKGEGNGDGIDDKIVIPYTSAMKITNTKDILEIWAKSNSAEDAELAMVQLGRIYKRKIGMGSNIRPSNGQEGEMTEEGEIVEESVAVSEAEPAPETGTETSGNDENVFEKGEEPLTITSLNNLVKEADQANRIMTVLLGGIAAVSLLVGGIGIMNIMLVAVTERTSEIGVRRALGAKKEDMLIQFLLEAIYVSIIGCVVGILIGSWAVSIVSKYGLSAVVSFDSIKISVFVALTSGLLFGVYPAINASSLPPVEALKRQ, encoded by the coding sequence ATGCGTGATAAGGGAAAAATTCTATCTTCTCTTGTTAGATTGAAGTTTTCGGCATTAATGGCATTTGACGGAATAACGTCTAATTTGCTGAGGACATTTCTGACTGTGCTTGGCATATCCATAGGGGTTGCTGCAGTTGTAAGTCTGATGGGAATAGGTGAAGGTGCGAGAAGGTCTATTGTTTCTCAATTTGAAAGCCTCGGCGAAAATGTTATTGTAATCAAATCAAATGCAGATAATGTTGTCTTTGATAATGATGAAGCTGAGTCAATGTCTGAAAGAATAACTGGCATAGAGTATTCAACACCTGTGGTGTATACGGAAGATACTCCGGTTAGATGGAGAAGAGATGAAAGTGAAATGAATATAGTCGGTGTAAATCAAAATTACCCTGAAATAAAGGACCACCAAGTAGTTTCGGGAAACTTTTTTACATCGCTTCATGTAAAACAAAGATCACCGGTTGCCGTATTAGGATACAATGTTGCTAATAATTTCTTAAACGGAAGAAGCCCTGTGGGACAATCGCTGAAAATAAATGGAATTAACTATCTTATAGTAGGAGTGCTTTCAGAGAAGGGTGAAGGGAATGGTGACGGAATAGATGATAAAATAGTAATTCCGTACACCTCGGCAATGAAAATTACCAATACTAAAGATATTTTGGAAATTTGGGCGAAATCAAACAGCGCCGAGGATGCGGAGCTTGCTATGGTTCAGCTTGGAAGAATTTATAAACGAAAGATTGGGATGGGAAGCAATATTCGTCCTAGCAACGGACAGGAAGGTGAAATGACAGAAGAAGGGGAAATTGTTGAAGAGAGCGTTGCTGTTTCCGAAGCGGAACCGGCGCCGGAAACTGGTACGGAAACTTCGGGAAATGATGAAAATGTATTTGAAAAGGGAGAAGAACCTCTCACAATTACAAGCCTGAATAACCTGGTCAAGGAAGCTGATCAGGCCAATAGAATAATGACGGTGCTGCTGGGAGGAATAGCGGCGGTTTCGCTGTTGGTAGGCGGCATAGGAATTATGAATATCATGCTTGTTGCTGTAACGGAAAGAACAAGCGAAATTGGCGTAAGAAGAGCGTTGGGAGCAAAAAAAGAAGATATGCTTATTCAATTTTTGCTTGAAGCAATATATGTAAGCATTATTGGATGTGTAGTAGGGATATTAATTGGTTCGTGGGCAGTAAGCATAGTATCAAAATACGGACTGTCAGCAGTTGTAAGTTTTGATTCAATAAAAATATCAGTATTTGTAGCGTTGACTTCGGGACTTTTGTTTGGAGTTTATCCGGCAATAAACGCATCAAGCCTTCCTCCTGTAGAAGCCTTGAAAAGACAATAA
- a CDS encoding mechanosensitive ion channel family protein, translated as MILTGNLEASTIVKSFFIIVALLMFRSLITKSIIKIIRKLTERYKLSYAVLIIDSIEKPLLNLITYTAVYLGIIVFPINPSIYVFISRLYRAMLIITVTQGLLRLITSYSEALNSNYINEKSSSQMAKTVFPVLSKLIKTVVVILAVVAIAVEFDFKQLSSILAGLGIGGAALALASQDLIKNFFGGFVILTDKSFSVGDWIRVDSFEGTVEELGLRSTKIRTIGKELVIVPNSRFADREVINYSNRENRRASFTLGAVYGTPEEKMKIAIERIKSMLDSHSRVAGDTSIVKFTGFGPSSLDIAVQYFTNTADYAEFMDITNDVNFKIMEIFTEENIEFAFPSMSVYMSK; from the coding sequence ATGATATTAACAGGTAATTTAGAAGCATCAACAATTGTAAAATCATTTTTCATAATTGTGGCATTATTAATGTTCAGAAGTTTGATAACCAAGTCGATAATAAAAATCATACGCAAACTTACTGAACGATATAAATTAAGTTATGCCGTATTAATAATTGATTCTATTGAAAAACCTCTTTTAAATTTAATTACATACACTGCCGTTTATTTAGGAATCATAGTATTTCCCATAAATCCGTCAATATATGTATTTATAAGCAGACTATACAGGGCTATGTTAATTATAACGGTAACACAGGGGCTGCTTAGATTAATTACATCATACTCAGAGGCCCTTAACAGTAATTACATAAATGAAAAATCAAGTTCACAAATGGCTAAAACAGTATTTCCTGTTTTATCAAAACTTATAAAGACGGTTGTTGTAATCCTTGCTGTTGTTGCAATAGCTGTTGAGTTTGATTTCAAGCAACTTAGCAGCATACTGGCAGGCCTGGGAATAGGAGGCGCAGCATTAGCTTTAGCTTCTCAGGATTTAATAAAAAACTTTTTCGGCGGATTCGTCATACTTACTGACAAGTCATTCAGTGTAGGAGACTGGATAAGGGTAGATTCCTTTGAAGGTACAGTTGAAGAACTGGGGTTGAGAAGTACAAAAATAAGAACAATAGGAAAAGAATTGGTTATTGTACCAAATTCAAGGTTTGCCGACAGAGAAGTTATAAATTACAGCAACAGGGAAAACAGAAGGGCAAGTTTTACACTTGGCGCTGTATACGGAACACCGGAAGAAAAAATGAAAATTGCAATAGAAAGAATAAAATCAATGCTGGATTCTCATTCGAGGGTTGCTGGGGATACATCTATTGTTAAATTTACTGGCTTTGGGCCAAGTTCTTTGGACATTGCGGTTCAATATTTTACAAATACAGCAGACTATGCTGAGTTTATGGATATTACCAACGACGTTAATTTTAAAATAATGGAGATATTTACAGAGGAAAACATAGAATTTGCATTCCCTAGCATGAGCGTATATATGAGTAAATAG
- a CDS encoding thioesterase family protein, which produces MEFNLRVGMKNKLEKIVTMNDTAKVFGSGAAEVFATPMMIGMMEGASMNTVKEYLPEGFSTVGISVNIKHVSATPVGKKVWSESELIEIDRKRLVFRVNAYDEDKKIGEGVHERFIIDEKKFMDNLK; this is translated from the coding sequence ATGGAATTTAATTTAAGAGTCGGGATGAAAAACAAATTAGAAAAAATTGTTACGATGAACGATACCGCAAAAGTATTTGGAAGCGGAGCTGCTGAAGTATTTGCAACTCCTATGATGATAGGTATGATGGAAGGAGCTTCCATGAATACTGTTAAGGAGTATTTACCCGAAGGCTTTTCAACTGTAGGAATAAGCGTTAATATAAAGCATGTAAGCGCAACCCCTGTTGGAAAAAAGGTTTGGTCAGAATCCGAGTTGATTGAAATAGATAGAAAGCGTCTTGTATTCAGGGTGAATGCGTATGATGAAGACAAGAAGATTGGTGAGGGAGTTCATGAGCGGTTTATAATTGACGAAAAAAAGTTCATGGATAATTTAAAATAA
- the nrdR gene encoding transcriptional regulator NrdR, which translates to MKCPKCNYSESKVVDTRPTDDGFKIRRRRECMECGHRFTTYEKIEETQIVVVKRDGTRQGYNRDKIINGLIRACDKRSVSLEQIENIADKVEKQLLNTFQNEVSTEVIGELVMNELQGVDDVAYVRFASVYRKFKDINTFMDELTKILDERKK; encoded by the coding sequence ATGAAATGCCCTAAATGTAATTATTCTGAAAGTAAGGTTGTTGATACCAGACCTACAGATGACGGTTTTAAGATAAGAAGACGCAGAGAATGCATGGAATGCGGACATCGATTTACAACATATGAAAAAATAGAAGAAACACAAATAGTGGTGGTAAAGCGGGATGGAACAAGACAGGGCTACAACAGAGATAAAATTATAAACGGACTAATAAGAGCCTGTGACAAACGTTCAGTCAGTCTTGAGCAGATAGAGAATATCGCTGACAAAGTGGAAAAACAGCTTTTGAACACATTCCAGAACGAGGTGTCAACTGAAGTTATAGGTGAATTGGTGATGAATGAACTTCAAGGGGTGGATGATGTAGCATATGTGAGGTTTGCATCAGTTTATAGGAAATTCAAGGATATCAATACTTTCATGGATGAGTTAACAAAAATACTTGATGAAAGAAAAAAATAG
- a CDS encoding DUF4241 domain-containing protein — protein sequence MYINFDVLNITNGNTKMTDTEFGRMQIEKIEAGKLKSTTGKIIATDPILMYDDESYSERVKPGTYSVYIYVGKTENRKKQTVAAELRINDNPPVKWEMALLSGESSNGFAQDEFMGYEVENGLGCFMDESVMNILDTMSEEELDEYEKSVRDAVRLNECSCANIVVDEPTGRNIIIFASGWNEGTFPTYYGYDKNKKLARLVTDFMVIEK from the coding sequence ATGTATATTAATTTTGATGTGCTTAACATAACAAACGGAAATACAAAGATGACAGACACTGAATTCGGAAGAATGCAGATAGAGAAAATCGAAGCAGGAAAGTTAAAATCGACAACTGGGAAAATAATTGCCACAGATCCTATTTTGATGTATGATGACGAAAGCTATTCTGAGCGCGTAAAACCGGGCACATACAGTGTGTACATATATGTTGGGAAAACTGAAAACAGAAAGAAACAGACAGTCGCGGCAGAACTAAGAATTAATGATAATCCTCCGGTTAAGTGGGAGATGGCACTTCTCAGTGGAGAATCTTCAAACGGATTTGCTCAGGATGAGTTTATGGGCTACGAGGTAGAAAACGGACTTGGCTGCTTTATGGATGAATCAGTTATGAATATTTTGGATACTATGAGTGAGGAAGAGCTTGATGAATATGAAAAATCTGTAAGGGATGCAGTGAGATTGAACGAATGTTCCTGTGCAAATATAGTAGTTGATGAGCCAACAGGCAGAAATATAATTATTTTTGCAAGTGGATGGAATGAGGGTACATTCCCAACTTATTACGGATATGATAAAAATAAAAAACTTGCAAGACTTGTTACGGATTTTATGGTTATAGAAAAATAA
- a CDS encoding CorA family divalent cation transporter, which yields MYKILQDNLVESNMEELEKDENNKYWVILTPEEINANNNFFHFSYQTIYDCIHNEDTPKLDVYDSYSFGILNIIGPNESFFSVSELNFYITKKYLVFISDKYLDLFREIQNDIYSKGLMGISTEKILYNLIDKMTLKDYSMLSNLETEISSVEEDVLKGKTKDYIKDIVLLKNKLLFLKKHYEPLMDVVENLTENENSILDKKSIAYFVILLNRIERLNRKVGNLRDYVTQIRESYQAQLDINLNNIMKLFTVLTAIFSPLTFIVGWYGMNFSSMPELHWKYGYMFVIILSMSTLAFCLWIFKKKKLW from the coding sequence GTGTATAAAATACTTCAGGACAATCTTGTTGAATCAAACATGGAAGAACTTGAAAAAGATGAAAATAATAAGTATTGGGTCATACTTACTCCAGAAGAGATAAATGCAAATAATAACTTCTTTCATTTCAGCTACCAGACAATTTATGATTGCATCCATAACGAAGATACGCCGAAACTGGATGTATATGACAGTTATAGCTTTGGAATTTTAAACATAATCGGCCCAAATGAAAGCTTTTTTTCTGTATCTGAGTTGAATTTTTATATTACAAAAAAGTATCTGGTATTTATATCTGACAAGTATTTGGATTTGTTCAGAGAAATACAAAATGACATTTACAGCAAAGGCTTAATGGGCATAAGCACAGAAAAAATCTTATATAATTTAATTGATAAAATGACTTTAAAAGATTACAGCATGCTGTCAAATTTGGAAACTGAAATTTCAAGCGTTGAAGAGGATGTTTTAAAAGGAAAAACAAAAGATTATATAAAGGATATTGTCCTACTGAAAAATAAGCTTTTGTTTTTAAAAAAGCACTATGAGCCCCTGATGGACGTTGTTGAAAATTTAACAGAAAATGAAAATAGCATACTCGATAAAAAATCAATTGCATACTTCGTAATACTACTGAACAGAATTGAGAGGCTAAACCGAAAAGTAGGAAATCTTCGCGACTATGTCACCCAGATAAGAGAATCTTACCAAGCTCAGCTTGATATAAACCTTAACAATATCATGAAACTTTTTACCGTGCTTACGGCTATATTTTCTCCACTTACATTCATAGTTGGGTGGTATGGAATGAACTTTTCCTCCATGCCTGAGCTTCACTGGAAGTATGGCTATATGTTTGTCATAATTTTGAGCATGTCTACTTTAGCGTTCTGTCTGTGGATATTTAAGAAAAAGAAACTATGGTAA
- a CDS encoding NusG domain II-containing protein, with protein sequence MREKINKYDIALILTIIAVNILILAYGTLNTVDKGKKIAYIYSDNRLVGEYTLTDDYKTEFVVESESGSNKIHIEDGYVWIEEATCPDKICLHQGRISNDGEVIVCLPNRLMVQIKDNNPEDELDVIVK encoded by the coding sequence ATGAGAGAAAAGATTAATAAGTACGATATTGCTTTGATTTTGACCATTATTGCAGTCAATATATTGATTTTGGCATACGGAACTTTAAACACTGTTGATAAGGGGAAAAAAATTGCGTATATCTATTCGGACAACCGGTTAGTAGGAGAATACACATTAACCGACGATTACAAGACAGAGTTTGTTGTCGAAAGTGAAAGCGGCTCTAACAAAATACATATCGAAGACGGATACGTATGGATTGAAGAAGCAACCTGCCCTGATAAAATTTGCCTGCACCAAGGTAGAATAAGCAATGATGGAGAAGTTATAGTATGCCTTCCAAATAGGTTGATGGTGCAAATCAAGGATAATAACCCAGAAGATGAATTAGACGTTATAGTCAAATAG
- a CDS encoding Gx transporter family protein has translation MNKLRRYIFLAVLTAGALILSILEGMMTLPYIAPGAKLGLSNIVALSVIVVFGFKDALMVVVIRCILFMLVATNPITFTYSIVSGIVSTIVMSIGLKHAKKLSLIGISVLGAMAHNASQISVAAILFETANLYYYLPILSFVSIFTGCFVGYASIFVTNNLNKTFTRLGRELK, from the coding sequence ATGAATAAATTAAGAAGATACATATTTTTAGCGGTTTTAACGGCAGGAGCTTTGATATTAAGCATATTAGAAGGAATGATGACTCTACCATACATAGCTCCGGGAGCTAAGCTTGGATTGTCGAATATTGTGGCATTATCGGTTATAGTAGTATTTGGATTTAAGGATGCATTGATGGTTGTTGTTATCAGGTGCATTTTATTCATGTTGGTTGCAACAAATCCAATAACATTTACATACAGTATAGTCAGCGGAATAGTCAGCACTATAGTAATGAGCATAGGACTAAAACATGCCAAAAAATTAAGTCTGATTGGTATAAGTGTCTTGGGTGCAATGGCTCATAATGCTTCGCAGATATCTGTTGCAGCTATATTATTTGAAACTGCAAATCTTTATTACTATTTACCTATTTTGTCTTTTGTAAGTATATTTACAGGATGTTTTGTAGGGTATGCTTCCATTTTTGTAACTAATAACTTGAATAAAACTTTTACGAGGCTTGGGAGAGAGTTAAAATGA
- a CDS encoding DUF4321 domain-containing protein: MRKGGNSIYFILLLLTSVIIGTILGKAFSKFLPILNYGESIGFGPATLDLSIFSVTFGFSASLTVAGILGILIAIIVYKKL; the protein is encoded by the coding sequence ATGAGAAAAGGTGGTAACTCCATATATTTTATTTTATTGCTTTTGACGTCTGTAATAATAGGTACCATATTGGGAAAGGCATTTTCTAAGTTTTTACCCATATTAAACTACGGTGAATCTATAGGATTTGGACCGGCTACATTGGATTTGAGTATTTTTTCTGTAACATTTGGCTTCAGTGCGAGTCTGACTGTTGCAGGAATACTAGGTATTTTAATAGCAATAATAGTATATAAGAAACTTTGA
- a CDS encoding nucleoside triphosphate pyrophosphatase codes for MRNIILASKSPRRIEMLEKYVKNLKIFSPDMEESVDENDLPETTVMRLAFEKAAKVAETCDEKGIIIAADTVVYLDTIMGKPNDYDEGFEMLKLLSGKTHKVFTGICIIDNENNRKVVDYEETLVEFNKLSDNFIKRYLDTGEYGDKAGAYGIQGYGELLVKGIHGCYNNVKGMPLSKLNKLLAKHFSYNLL; via the coding sequence ATGAGAAATATAATTTTAGCTTCAAAATCACCAAGGCGCATAGAAATGCTTGAAAAATATGTGAAAAACCTTAAAATTTTTTCACCTGATATGGAAGAATCAGTGGACGAAAATGATTTGCCTGAAACAACTGTTATGAGGTTAGCTTTTGAAAAGGCTGCAAAAGTCGCAGAAACATGCGACGAAAAAGGAATTATTATAGCTGCGGACACTGTCGTTTATCTTGATACAATAATGGGAAAGCCTAATGATTATGATGAAGGTTTTGAAATGCTTAAATTACTTTCCGGAAAAACACATAAAGTCTTTACAGGCATTTGTATTATAGATAACGAAAATAATAGAAAGGTCGTTGATTACGAGGAAACCCTGGTTGAATTTAACAAACTGTCAGATAATTTCATCAAGAGATATCTAGATACAGGCGAATATGGAGATAAAGCCGGCGCATATGGAATTCAAGGGTATGGAGAACTGCTTGTTAAGGGAATACATGGATGCTACAATAACGTCAAAGGCATGCCATTATCAAAACTGAATAAATTACTGGCAAAACATTTTTCTTATAATTTGCTTTAG
- the radC gene encoding DNA repair protein RadC has protein sequence MDNTNYTIKSIPKDDRPQEKLLKYGANNLSNSELIAVILRTGSKNQNVVMLAQRILNEDQKGLRNIAEGSVEKFKSFKGINDVKAAQLLALAEISKRISTLKIEKIKISSPSDVAILLMEEMRYYRKEYFKIILLDTKNNIKKISDISIGSLNSSIVHPREVFLEAVISSSSAIILAHNHPSGETEPSREDISLTNRLDECGKLLGIKVLDHIIIGDGTFYSFKEEGLL, from the coding sequence ATGGACAATACTAATTATACCATAAAATCAATACCTAAGGATGATAGGCCTCAGGAAAAACTTCTTAAGTATGGTGCCAATAATTTGTCTAATTCAGAACTCATTGCAGTAATTTTAAGGACAGGAAGCAAAAATCAAAATGTTGTAATGCTTGCTCAAAGAATATTGAATGAGGATCAAAAAGGGCTCAGGAATATTGCCGAGGGCAGTGTTGAAAAGTTCAAATCATTTAAAGGAATAAATGACGTAAAAGCAGCTCAGCTTTTGGCTTTAGCTGAGATAAGCAAAAGGATAAGTACATTAAAAATTGAAAAAATAAAAATATCCTCTCCTAGCGATGTTGCAATCCTTTTAATGGAGGAAATGCGTTACTATAGGAAAGAATATTTTAAAATAATATTGCTGGATACAAAAAATAATATTAAGAAAATTTCTGATATATCAATCGGAAGCCTGAATTCGTCAATTGTTCATCCCAGAGAAGTGTTTTTAGAGGCGGTAATTAGTTCATCTTCAGCTATAATTCTTGCGCATAATCACCCAAGTGGAGAAACAGAGCCAAGTCGCGAGGATATTTCTTTGACAAACAGGCTGGATGAATGCGGAAAGCTTCTAGGAATAAAAGTGCTTGACCATATAATAATAGGTGATGGTACATTTTACAGTTTTAAAGAAGAAGGTTTACTTTAA
- a CDS encoding rod shape-determining protein — translation MGFFDMFTQKIGIDLGTSNTLVYVSNKGITVNEPSVVAVKVSSNEVCAVGESAKAMLDRTPKTINAVRPLQNGVIADFEITRAMIKYFINKALSKRRFVKSNIVICVPVGVTSVEKKAVEDVAYDAGSKKVKLVEEPMAAAIGAGLDVDKPIGNMIIDIGGGTTEIAVISLGGIVVSDSLRIAGDDMDVDIKDYIKNKYKMEIGMVTAEKIKMTIGNASKKFYSIARYSDDEDQDGENIKPHPQEMQIRGRDIVSGLPLNITVTSDEIREAIIETVNNIVNAIKRVLEKTPPELSSDIYSNGIYLSGGGALLKGLDIYIEKETGLKVFIAENPLNSVAMGAGKICESL, via the coding sequence ATGGGATTTTTTGATATGTTTACACAAAAGATAGGAATAGATCTTGGAACTTCAAATACATTGGTTTATGTAAGCAATAAAGGAATAACAGTAAACGAGCCGTCGGTTGTAGCAGTTAAGGTCAGCTCAAACGAAGTGTGTGCCGTAGGCGAATCCGCAAAAGCTATGCTTGATAGAACACCGAAAACAATAAATGCAGTCAGGCCGCTTCAAAACGGCGTAATTGCAGATTTTGAAATTACAAGAGCGATGATTAAATATTTTATAAACAAAGCGTTAAGCAAAAGAAGATTTGTTAAGTCAAATATAGTAATCTGTGTACCTGTTGGTGTTACTTCCGTTGAAAAAAAAGCAGTTGAGGACGTTGCATACGATGCGGGATCAAAAAAAGTTAAATTGGTGGAAGAACCTATGGCTGCGGCAATCGGTGCAGGGTTAGACGTAGATAAGCCTATTGGAAACATGATAATTGACATTGGTGGAGGGACAACAGAAATAGCGGTGATTTCGCTGGGGGGTATTGTTGTGTCTGATTCTCTTCGCATTGCTGGAGATGACATGGATGTTGATATTAAGGATTATATAAAAAATAAGTATAAAATGGAAATTGGGATGGTAACTGCTGAAAAGATTAAAATGACAATAGGCAATGCCAGCAAAAAGTTTTACAGTATAGCTCGCTACAGTGACGATGAAGACCAGGACGGTGAAAATATAAAGCCTCATCCTCAAGAAATGCAAATAAGAGGAAGAGACATTGTTTCGGGTCTTCCTTTAAATATTACTGTTACCAGTGATGAAATAAGAGAGGCAATTATTGAAACAGTAAATAATATTGTAAATGCAATAAAAAGGGTTTTAGAAAAAACGCCTCCTGAGCTTTCCTCGGATATTTATTCCAATGGAATTTACTTATCCGGAGGGGGAGCATTGCTAAAAGGCCTTGACATTTACATAGAAAAGGAGACGGGACTTAAAGTTTTTATTGCCGAGAATCCATTAAACAGCGTTGCTATGGGAGCGGGAAAAATTTGTGAATCTCTGTAA
- the mreC gene encoding rod shape-determining protein MreC, whose product MNFIQKYFKRILFLFTIFVLVILIGLSSIGKVNGTDLGFFGSVLAGAQRIIFNTGQTVTSSFYSIQDIVKMREENNILTDTVHELNEQVRILENIVNKSEALETEYEMKENLKSDHIIGQVISLDDSNWFSRITIDKGEKDGIKKNDIVINAVKTKKGVVQIGLVGVVTQTSSNWAKVITLLDESCKISFRDINSDESGIMQGSVDGNITGYFFNSKANVSIDDSLVTSGIGEIYIPDLYIGNVKEIVPTTDASTQRIIIEPAVEFTKLSRVYVLKVDR is encoded by the coding sequence ATGAATTTTATACAAAAATACTTTAAAAGAATACTATTTTTGTTTACAATTTTTGTTTTGGTTATTTTAATAGGGCTATCATCAATAGGAAAAGTTAACGGAACTGACTTAGGATTCTTTGGGAGCGTGTTAGCCGGTGCCCAAAGAATCATATTTAATACCGGGCAGACAGTTACCAGTTCGTTTTATTCTATACAGGATATTGTTAAAATGCGTGAAGAAAACAATATTCTTACAGATACGGTGCATGAGCTTAATGAGCAGGTTCGAATATTAGAAAACATTGTAAACAAATCTGAGGCATTAGAAACTGAATATGAAATGAAAGAAAATCTAAAGAGTGATCATATAATTGGACAAGTGATATCACTTGATGATTCAAACTGGTTCAGCAGGATTACAATAGACAAAGGCGAAAAAGACGGTATAAAGAAAAATGACATTGTAATTAATGCGGTGAAGACCAAAAAGGGAGTTGTTCAGATAGGACTGGTTGGCGTAGTTACGCAGACATCGTCTAATTGGGCTAAAGTTATAACTTTGCTTGATGAAAGCTGCAAAATAAGCTTTAGAGACATAAACAGCGATGAAAGCGGAATAATGCAGGGAAGTGTTGATGGAAACATTACCGGCTATTTTTTTAATAGCAAGGCTAATGTAAGCATTGATGATTCTCTTGTTACATCAGGAATAGGTGAAATATATATTCCGGATTTGTATATAGGAAATGTAAAAGAGATTGTCCCAACCACTGACGCATCAACTCAGAGGATTATTATTGAACCTGCTGTGGAATTTACAAAGCTGAGCAGAGTTTATGTGCTTAAGGTGGACAGATAG
- the mreD gene encoding rod shape-determining protein MreD → MKKFSLMAAIIVLGFIAQTSLFNFFNIFGTVPNLSLVLIVVFSMMSDGITGGVLGILTGVVYDAMLYDVFGIYTLVYFIIGAIIGTYSEDMLRDNYIAYTSVTAAATIACNFFMYLILFFLRYKVGNAGGIWSGIIVEVLMNTFLVVFVLKFINFTFNKFNIK, encoded by the coding sequence ATGAAAAAATTTAGCTTAATGGCTGCTATCATTGTTTTAGGTTTTATTGCTCAGACATCCCTATTTAATTTTTTTAATATATTTGGTACAGTACCTAATCTTTCTCTTGTTCTTATTGTTGTTTTTTCAATGATGTCTGATGGTATAACAGGAGGAGTTCTGGGAATTTTAACCGGAGTAGTATACGATGCTATGTTGTATGATGTTTTTGGTATTTATACGTTGGTATACTTTATTATAGGGGCAATAATAGGAACATACAGTGAAGATATGCTTAGAGACAATTATATTGCATACACGTCTGTTACTGCGGCAGCAACAATAGCATGCAACTTTTTTATGTATCTTATTTTGTTTTTTTTGAGGTACAAAGTTGGAAATGCGGGAGGAATATGGAGCGGCATAATTGTAGAGGTTTTAATGAATACTTTTTTGGTTGTTTTTGTACTTAAATTTATTAATTTTACATTTAATAAATTTAACATTAAATAG